The Pseudomonas parafulva genome window below encodes:
- a CDS encoding C40 family peptidase, translating into MLKRFAPLVPLALVTLLFGCAAQGPVSQPQDRPSVTAQSAAKAKASHSSVFDEEDLATEEDLQAFSRNSKPYELPVLADSILERGMALIGTRYRFGGTSEQSGFDCSGFIGYLFREEAGMNLPRSTREMINVDAPKVARNKLKPGDLLFFSTNGRGRVSHAGIYLGDNQFIHSSSRRSGGVRIDSLGDRYWSKTFLEAKRALAMAPTTTLSRN; encoded by the coding sequence ATGCTGAAGCGCTTCGCACCCCTCGTGCCCCTCGCACTCGTGACCCTGCTTTTTGGCTGCGCGGCCCAAGGCCCAGTTTCCCAGCCCCAGGATCGCCCCTCGGTGACCGCGCAGAGCGCGGCCAAAGCCAAGGCTTCGCACTCGTCGGTGTTCGACGAGGAAGACCTGGCCACCGAAGAAGACCTCCAGGCCTTTTCCCGCAATAGCAAACCCTACGAGCTCCCGGTGCTGGCTGACAGCATTCTCGAGCGTGGCATGGCGCTGATCGGCACCCGCTATCGCTTCGGTGGGACCTCGGAGCAGTCCGGTTTCGACTGCAGCGGCTTCATCGGCTACCTGTTCCGCGAAGAGGCGGGCATGAACCTGCCACGTTCCACCCGCGAGATGATCAACGTTGACGCCCCCAAAGTGGCGCGCAACAAGCTCAAGCCAGGCGACCTGCTGTTCTTCAGCACCAATGGCCGTGGCCGTGTCAGTCACGCCGGCATCTACCTGGGCGACAACCAGTTCATCCACTCCAGCAGCCGCCGCAGCGGTGGCGTGCGCATCGACAGCCTCGGTGATCGCTACTGGAGCAAGACCTTCCTCGAAGCCAAGCGCGCCTTGGCCATGGCACCGACCACAACGTTGTCACGAAACTAA
- the hda gene encoding DnaA regulatory inactivator Hda, whose protein sequence is MKPIQLPLGVRLRDDATFINYYPGANAAALGYVERLCEADAGWTESLIYLWGKQGAGRTHLLQAATHRFQQLGEPAVYLPLAQLLERGVELLDHLEQYELVCIDDLHVIAGKADWEEAMFHLFNRLRDSGRRLLLAASSSPRELPIKLPDLKSRLTLALVFQMRALSDEDKLRALQLRASRRGLHLTDEVGHFILTRGTRSMSALFDLLERLDQASLQAQRKLTIPFLKETLGW, encoded by the coding sequence ATGAAACCGATCCAGTTGCCCCTGGGTGTGCGCCTGCGCGATGACGCCACCTTCATCAACTACTATCCGGGCGCCAATGCCGCAGCATTGGGCTATGTCGAGCGGCTGTGCGAAGCGGACGCTGGCTGGACCGAGAGTCTCATCTATTTGTGGGGCAAGCAGGGGGCAGGGCGCACGCACCTTTTGCAGGCTGCCACTCACCGCTTCCAGCAACTCGGCGAGCCGGCGGTGTACCTGCCGCTGGCGCAATTGCTCGAGCGTGGTGTGGAGTTGCTCGATCACCTGGAACAGTACGAGCTGGTGTGCATCGACGACCTGCATGTGATCGCCGGCAAGGCCGATTGGGAAGAGGCGATGTTCCACCTGTTCAATCGCCTGCGCGACAGCGGCAGGCGCCTGTTGCTGGCGGCCTCCAGTTCGCCGCGCGAGCTGCCGATCAAACTGCCCGATCTCAAATCGAGACTCACCTTGGCGCTGGTGTTCCAGATGCGCGCCTTGTCCGACGAAGACAAGCTGCGCGCTTTGCAATTGCGTGCCTCGCGCCGCGGTCTGCACCTGACCGACGAAGTCGGACACTTCATTCTGACCCGTGGCACGCGCAGCATGAGTGCGTTGTTCGATCTGCTCGAACGTCTCGATCAGGCCTCTTTGCAGGCCCAGCGCAAGCTGACCATCCCCTTCCTTAAAGAGACGCTTGGCTGGTAG